Proteins encoded in a region of the Cupriavidus pauculus genome:
- a CDS encoding DUF1348 family protein, giving the protein MSNTEVRQPVPPFTRETALVKVRLAEDGWNTRDPEKVSLAYTKDSAWRNRAEFANGRKEIVDFLTRKWNKELDYRLIKELWAFEGNRIAVRYAYEWHDDSGHWYRSYGNENWEFDENGLMQRRFACINDLPIKETDRKFHWPLGRRPDDHAGLTDLGL; this is encoded by the coding sequence ATGTCGAACACCGAAGTCCGCCAACCTGTCCCGCCCTTCACCCGGGAAACTGCCCTGGTCAAGGTCCGCCTCGCGGAAGATGGCTGGAACACCCGAGATCCGGAAAAGGTGTCGCTCGCCTACACGAAGGATAGTGCCTGGCGTAACCGCGCCGAGTTCGCCAACGGGCGCAAGGAAATCGTCGACTTCCTGACGCGCAAATGGAACAAGGAGCTGGACTACCGGCTGATCAAGGAACTGTGGGCGTTCGAAGGTAACCGGATCGCCGTTCGCTATGCGTATGAATGGCACGACGACTCCGGCCACTGGTACCGTTCGTACGGCAACGAAAACTGGGAGTTCGACGAGAACGGTCTGATGCAACGGCGTTTTGCCTGCATCAACGATCTGCCCATCAAGGAGACCGATCGCAAGTTTCATTGGCCCCTGGGCCGGCGGCCCGACGATCATGCAGGGCTGACGGATCTCGGCCTCTAA
- a CDS encoding alkene reductase, translating into MADLFDGVELGRYRLQNRIVMAPMTRCRALPDGTPGELSARYYSQRASVGLIVSEGTQPCADAQGYRATPGIYTDAHVAGWQKTTRAIRAQGGRLFIQLMHAGRMSHPDDTPHHRPGVAPSAIAPQAQMFTRKGVQDIPTPRPLDIGEIQQTIRDFRHAARRAMDAGSDGVEIHGAEGLLLQQFLAPSANIRTDAYGGSLQHRARFAIEIATAIADEIGPDRTAIRLSPGLRTRGIDEGAEAPALYRYLVTELDRLGLAYLHIVHHGDDAMLEDIRQRWRRILILNRPGRPLAEIGIDVKSSRADMEAYGRPILANPDFVERLRTGAPMNEAQRSTFYGGSAMGYTDYPTMRMPQYF; encoded by the coding sequence ATGGCGGATCTGTTTGACGGGGTGGAACTGGGCCGTTACAGACTTCAGAACCGTATCGTCATGGCACCCATGACACGGTGCCGTGCCTTGCCCGATGGCACGCCCGGGGAACTCTCCGCCAGGTATTACAGCCAGCGCGCGAGCGTTGGCCTCATCGTCTCCGAAGGCACTCAGCCTTGCGCCGACGCGCAGGGATATCGTGCCACGCCAGGTATCTATACCGATGCCCATGTGGCTGGATGGCAAAAGACGACGCGCGCGATCCGCGCGCAAGGCGGGCGCCTTTTCATCCAGCTCATGCATGCGGGGCGCATGTCGCACCCCGATGACACACCACACCACCGGCCGGGTGTGGCGCCGTCCGCGATCGCTCCGCAGGCGCAGATGTTCACACGGAAAGGCGTGCAGGACATCCCCACGCCCCGTCCACTCGATATCGGGGAGATTCAGCAAACGATCCGGGATTTCCGCCACGCGGCGCGCCGTGCAATGGATGCCGGCAGCGACGGGGTGGAAATTCACGGGGCGGAAGGTCTGCTCCTCCAACAGTTCCTCGCGCCAAGCGCCAATATCCGTACCGATGCCTATGGCGGATCCCTCCAGCATCGCGCGCGCTTCGCAATAGAGATCGCCACCGCCATCGCCGACGAAATCGGTCCGGACAGGACTGCGATCCGACTGTCGCCGGGGCTCAGGACGCGCGGTATCGATGAAGGTGCCGAGGCACCGGCACTCTATCGTTATCTGGTTACAGAACTCGACCGGCTCGGTCTCGCTTACCTGCACATCGTTCATCACGGCGACGACGCGATGCTCGAGGATATCCGCCAGCGCTGGCGCCGGATACTGATCCTCAACCGACCGGGACGGCCCCTTGCCGAGATCGGCATCGACGTCAAATCCTCTCGGGCAGACATGGAAGCCTATGGGCGTCCCATCCTCGCCAATCCGGACTTCGTCGAGCGCCTCCGGACGGGAGCGCCGATGAACGAGGCGCAGCGCTCGACGTTCTACGGAGGTTCGGCGATGGGATACACGGACTATCCGACGATGCGCATGCCGCAGTACTTCTGA